The following coding sequences are from one Haloplasma contractile SSD-17B window:
- a CDS encoding CPBP family glutamic-type intramembrane protease: MNDLRRKTVRNLVIFIVVVVLSGWIGRGIDVLLGEPSNEESLGILIWLVTPLIATIILRTFLGSGWKDVGLRPYFKRNAKWFLVAALIFPTVTSVDLLIGHSFGWIDASGFSFSMFLPLFIGSIVFNFFKNIPEEFVWQGYLTPKLLSLKLKDLYLYLSVGLVWATWHIPYYLYFLDRETFENFTSQSVPVFIVLAFIVMLFWSITFVELRRLTKSVWPLVLLHTLEDAFNLLFIGGFITIAQGKDLIISPVYGVVGIVLHVSIGLTLRHFRKKRDKHSLDA, from the coding sequence ATGAATGACTTAAGGAGAAAGACAGTACGTAATTTAGTTATCTTTATAGTAGTAGTAGTTCTAAGTGGATGGATTGGTCGAGGTATTGATGTATTATTAGGAGAGCCATCAAATGAAGAAAGCCTTGGAATATTAATTTGGCTTGTAACCCCCTTAATTGCAACGATCATATTACGCACATTTTTAGGAAGTGGATGGAAAGACGTTGGTTTAAGACCTTATTTCAAAAGAAATGCAAAATGGTTTTTAGTAGCCGCCTTAATTTTTCCAACTGTAACAAGTGTTGATTTATTGATTGGGCATAGTTTTGGATGGATTGATGCGTCTGGCTTCAGTTTCAGCATGTTTTTACCTTTATTTATAGGAAGTATAGTGTTTAATTTCTTTAAAAATATACCTGAAGAGTTTGTGTGGCAAGGGTACCTTACACCAAAGTTATTATCACTTAAATTGAAGGATCTGTACCTGTACTTATCTGTAGGTTTAGTATGGGCTACTTGGCATATACCTTATTATTTATATTTTTTAGATCGAGAAACCTTTGAAAATTTCACATCACAAAGTGTTCCTGTTTTTATTGTATTAGCATTCATTGTTATGTTATTTTGGTCAATTACCTTTGTAGAGTTACGTCGCTTAACGAAATCTGTTTGGCCACTTGTACTCCTACACACATTAGAAGATGCCTTTAACTTATTGTTTATAGGTGGTTTTATTACGATTGCACAAGGAAAAGATCTCATCATCTCGCCAGTCTACGGTGTAGTCGGTATTGTGCTCCATGTATCAATTGGATTAACATTAAGACATTTTAGAAAGAAACGGGATAAACACTCACTCGATGCCTAA
- a CDS encoding NUDIX hydrolase, translating to MSDIWYMVNVEAAIYKADKWLIIQRGLNEDHAPGMLSLVGGKVENAGIDQNILEKTLVREVREEVLLEIQNLNYLESKSFKTDDGKLVVDIVLTCEHKSGTATPVSKNEVEAVVWMTADEIIACDQVPGYLKETIKRADKIRLSL from the coding sequence GTGAGTGACATCTGGTATATGGTAAACGTAGAGGCGGCAATTTATAAAGCGGACAAATGGTTAATTATTCAGAGAGGGTTAAATGAGGATCACGCTCCCGGTATGTTATCTTTAGTAGGTGGAAAAGTTGAAAACGCTGGAATCGATCAAAATATACTAGAGAAAACATTAGTTAGAGAGGTACGAGAGGAAGTCTTACTTGAAATTCAGAATCTGAATTACTTAGAAAGTAAGTCATTCAAAACAGATGATGGAAAATTGGTAGTAGACATTGTACTTACATGCGAACATAAAAGTGGAACAGCCACACCGGTAAGTAAAAATGAAGTAGAAGCGGTAGTATGGATGACTGCTGATGAGATTATTGCTTGTGATCAGGTGCCGGGTTACCTGAAAGAAACGATTAAACGTGCAGATAAAATACGTTTATCACTATAG
- a CDS encoding HD domain-containing protein: MNKEIRTSLIKKAKVLSKNNDSSHDFSHAKRVLMNAEYIAQSENADFDIIIPAALFHDIVCYPKNDVRSNTSSDESAEVARHVLKLLDGYPTYKISIVEEVIKQCSYRKGIIPDLLESKVIQDADRLEATGAISIMRTFSSVGSMNKQLYNEEDPFCLEREPNSIEYGLDLFFTRLLKVEEQMHTVAAKMMARKRTKILNKFIDAFKEEIAI; encoded by the coding sequence TTGAATAAAGAAATTCGTACTAGTTTAATTAAAAAAGCTAAAGTTCTAAGTAAAAATAATGATTCCTCTCATGACTTTTCACATGCAAAGAGAGTGTTAATGAATGCAGAATATATAGCACAAAGTGAAAATGCTGATTTTGACATAATTATACCTGCAGCACTGTTTCATGACATAGTTTGTTACCCTAAAAATGATGTCCGTTCAAATACTTCCTCAGATGAAAGTGCAGAAGTTGCAAGACATGTATTAAAATTACTTGATGGATATCCAACTTACAAAATTTCTATAGTAGAAGAAGTCATAAAACAATGTTCATACCGTAAAGGCATTATACCTGATTTATTAGAATCTAAAGTCATACAAGACGCAGATCGCTTAGAAGCAACTGGAGCGATTTCGATAATGAGAACATTTAGTTCTGTTGGGTCAATGAATAAACAACTTTATAATGAGGAAGACCCTTTTTGTCTCGAAAGAGAACCAAATAGCATCGAATATGGATTAGACCTATTCTTTACACGTTTATTAAAGGTCGAAGAACAAATGCATACAGTGGCTGCAAAAATGATGGCTAGAAAACGCACTAAGATTCTAAACAAATTCATTGATGCGTTTAAAGAAGAAATAGCAATATAA
- a CDS encoding YczE/YyaS/YitT family protein, with translation MIYVIEDLKKIPILLVGFAFLAFGLFLMKESLLGLSSWGVFHLGISKATGISFGRVIQIVGIIILVLSVALKIYPGIGTILNIVFIGMFVDWFDQFIPQETDHIIIQYALLLLGMVITSYGRALYIMCEIGKGPRDGLFIGLTRMTGISVKYMKPMIEILVLLIGFLMGGIVREGTLIVTLCSGYVLHFFFKIHRYDPKTAKQRQFKDYFKSSRLIKGRS, from the coding sequence GTGATTTATGTAATAGAAGATCTAAAAAAAATACCAATTCTATTAGTTGGATTTGCTTTTTTAGCATTTGGGTTATTTTTAATGAAAGAGTCATTACTGGGATTAAGTTCATGGGGGGTATTTCACTTAGGGATCTCAAAAGCAACGGGTATATCATTTGGTCGTGTTATTCAGATTGTAGGAATTATTATATTAGTACTATCAGTTGCACTAAAAATCTATCCGGGAATTGGTACCATTTTAAATATCGTATTTATAGGAATGTTTGTTGATTGGTTTGATCAATTCATTCCTCAAGAAACAGATCATATAATCATTCAGTACGCATTATTACTACTTGGAATGGTAATCACCTCATATGGTCGAGCTCTCTATATTATGTGTGAAATTGGAAAAGGACCTCGAGATGGTTTATTCATAGGTCTAACTAGGATGACAGGCATAAGTGTTAAGTATATGAAACCTATGATCGAGATTCTAGTCCTACTGATTGGCTTTTTAATGGGAGGGATCGTAAGGGAAGGGACCTTAATCGTAACATTATGCTCAGGTTATGTACTTCATTTTTTCTTTAAGATACACCGATATGATCCTAAGACAGCAAAACAAAGACAATTTAAAGACTATTTCAAATCAAGTCGACTGATTAAAGGGAGGAGTTAA
- the recQ gene encoding DNA helicase RecQ → MRRILDVLKQYYGYESFRKGQEELINNILNGRDVLGIMPTGGGKSICYQIPAQLLDGITIVISPLISLMKDQVDTLTDMGIKAAYINSTLSSEEFDRVLKNAKSGDYKLIYVAPERLETRSFIDFLEHVNISMVAVDEAHCVSQWGHDFRPSYRRISELIDRLTIRPIIAAYTATATEEVKQDIIKLLNLTDAFVLTTGFNRENLYFEVEKPQNKFRTLRKYLNQHKKESGIIYCSTRKTVESVTDKLNLLGFNATKYHAGVPEHERTANQEDFIYDRKQIMVATNAFGMGIDKSNIRYVVHYNMPKNMEAYYQEAGRAGRDGLESECVLLFSASDIVTNKFLISNMNEQNQEHAYKKLNEMTDYCNTDKCLRSYILIYFGDTDTEKECNHCSNCNNDIELTDITVESQKIMSCVKRMNERYGANIVASVLKGSKAKKVRDFGLEELSTHGIMKEYHADSIKEIISFLIAEDYLGTRGTKYPTLALTTKSKDVLFGNEKVLIKRVIDKHKEEKDSHYVEAYDETLFEKLRSLRTGLSGEQGVPPFVIFSDAALQDMCRKFPKTDNEFLSVSGVGEHKLSKYGQLFMDIIKDYTNAHDINVDQYQTTESLETKKKSKSTTTKESKLETYDLYKEGLSIDEIKTKRGLSQTTIENHLFECFKEGYEIDFDRFINKDFETEIVDVIKEVGGAKLKPIKEALPDEVTYTDIKFTISKYNL, encoded by the coding sequence ATGAGAAGAATACTAGATGTACTAAAACAGTATTATGGGTATGAGTCATTTCGTAAAGGTCAGGAAGAGTTAATTAACAATATATTAAATGGCAGAGATGTACTTGGAATTATGCCAACTGGTGGAGGGAAATCAATTTGTTATCAGATACCAGCTCAACTTCTTGATGGGATTACAATTGTGATTTCACCACTAATCTCTTTAATGAAAGATCAAGTTGATACGTTAACAGATATGGGAATCAAAGCCGCGTATATAAACAGTACTTTAAGTAGTGAGGAATTTGATCGCGTGTTAAAAAATGCAAAGTCTGGTGACTATAAATTGATTTATGTTGCTCCAGAACGATTAGAGACACGTAGCTTCATTGATTTCTTAGAACATGTTAATATATCAATGGTTGCTGTTGATGAGGCGCATTGTGTTTCTCAGTGGGGACATGACTTTAGACCGAGTTATAGGCGAATTTCAGAATTAATTGATCGTTTAACTATAAGGCCGATCATAGCTGCATATACGGCTACCGCTACTGAAGAAGTAAAACAGGATATTATAAAGTTACTTAATCTTACAGATGCATTTGTTCTCACGACAGGTTTTAACCGTGAAAATTTATATTTTGAAGTAGAAAAGCCCCAGAATAAGTTTAGAACTCTCAGAAAATATTTGAATCAACACAAGAAAGAATCAGGGATTATCTATTGCTCAACTCGAAAAACAGTTGAATCTGTAACTGATAAACTAAATTTATTAGGATTTAACGCGACAAAGTATCATGCGGGCGTACCTGAACATGAACGTACTGCAAATCAAGAAGATTTTATATATGATCGAAAACAGATTATGGTAGCAACCAATGCATTTGGTATGGGGATTGATAAATCAAACATACGATATGTCGTTCATTACAATATGCCAAAGAATATGGAAGCTTACTATCAGGAGGCAGGTCGTGCAGGTCGAGATGGACTTGAGTCAGAGTGTGTCCTATTGTTTAGTGCATCGGATATAGTTACAAATAAATTTTTAATCTCAAATATGAATGAACAGAACCAAGAACATGCATATAAAAAATTAAATGAAATGACAGATTATTGCAATACCGATAAATGTTTGAGAAGTTACATCTTAATTTACTTTGGAGACACGGATACGGAAAAAGAATGTAATCATTGTTCAAATTGTAATAATGATATAGAACTAACCGATATAACAGTGGAAAGTCAAAAAATCATGTCGTGTGTAAAACGCATGAACGAACGATATGGAGCTAACATAGTAGCTAGTGTATTAAAAGGTTCGAAGGCAAAAAAAGTACGTGATTTTGGATTAGAAGAATTGTCAACACATGGGATTATGAAGGAATATCATGCTGATAGTATTAAAGAAATTATCTCGTTCTTAATAGCGGAAGATTACCTAGGAACACGAGGAACAAAGTATCCCACTCTAGCGCTAACAACTAAATCTAAAGATGTGTTATTTGGTAATGAAAAAGTGCTAATTAAACGAGTAATTGATAAGCATAAGGAAGAAAAGGATTCGCACTATGTGGAGGCATACGATGAAACATTGTTTGAAAAATTACGCTCACTTCGAACAGGGTTATCAGGTGAACAGGGAGTACCCCCTTTTGTTATTTTTTCGGATGCTGCACTGCAAGATATGTGCCGAAAGTTTCCTAAGACAGATAATGAGTTTCTATCGGTATCAGGTGTAGGTGAGCATAAATTATCAAAATACGGTCAACTCTTCATGGATATTATTAAAGACTATACAAATGCACATGATATCAATGTGGATCAGTATCAAACGACAGAATCATTAGAAACTAAAAAAAAGAGTAAATCCACAACTACCAAAGAGTCAAAATTAGAAACATATGACTTGTATAAAGAAGGCTTATCGATTGATGAAATTAAAACAAAGAGAGGTCTATCACAAACAACGATTGAAAATCACCTATTTGAATGCTTTAAGGAAGGTTATGAAATCGATTTTGATCGATTCATAAATAAAGACTTTGAGACTGAAATTGTTGATGTTATTAAAGAAGTCGGTGGAGCAAAACTTAAGCCTATTAAAGAAGCCTTACCTGATGAAGTTACCTATACAGATATTAAATTTACTATTTCTAAATATAATCTATAA
- a CDS encoding GNAT family N-acetyltransferase: MKKIIDIVINNMREDYISEVVDLSDREFGTGYISRKDVMNSINYSKHTLKVAILNQEVIGFYLGWVVEKNNIPSKLNIPSNLLPLEFKETKQIAVLKSIVVSEKFQGLGVGSKLIKSCIDDFYDKGIQTISTVAWKSKMGINIEGPISRLNFKPVLEIKDYWKDVSKNYSCPECKTPPCRCSAVIYVTKKL, encoded by the coding sequence TTGAAGAAAATAATAGATATCGTTATTAATAATATGAGGGAAGATTATATTTCTGAAGTCGTAGATTTATCTGATCGGGAATTCGGAACAGGATATATTAGTCGAAAAGATGTAATGAATAGCATTAATTACTCTAAGCATACGCTAAAAGTTGCAATCTTAAATCAAGAAGTAATTGGATTTTACTTAGGATGGGTCGTGGAAAAAAATAATATTCCTAGTAAGTTAAACATTCCAAGTAATCTGTTGCCATTAGAATTTAAAGAAACTAAACAGATTGCAGTGTTAAAATCCATTGTCGTGAGTGAGAAGTTTCAGGGACTAGGTGTCGGATCAAAGTTAATAAAGTCATGTATAGATGACTTTTATGATAAAGGAATTCAAACAATTAGTACAGTCGCTTGGAAAAGCAAGATGGGGATCAATATTGAAGGACCAATTTCTCGGTTAAACTTTAAGCCAGTACTTGAGATTAAAGACTACTGGAAAGACGTAAGCAAGAATTATAGTTGCCCTGAATGTAAGACTCCTCCGTGTAGGTGTAGTGCAGTTATTTATGTTACAAAGAAACTATAG